One part of the Streptomyces lienomycini genome encodes these proteins:
- a CDS encoding adenosine deaminase produces MTSQSTEKSAAANTATNSATVSKTPSPDRIRRAPKVLLHDHLDGGLRPGTVVELAAATGYAGLPETDADRLGDWFRQAADSGSLERYLETFSHTVGVMQTRDALVRVAAECAEDLAEDGVVYAEVRYAPEQHLERGLTLEEVVEAVNEGFRQGERRARDNGHRIRVGALLTAMRHAARSLEIAELANRYRDLGVVGFDIAGAEAGYPPTRHLDAFEYLKRENNHFTIHAGEAFGLPSIWQALQWCGADRLGHGVRIIDDIQVHEDGSVKLGRLASYVRDKRIPLELCPSSNLQTGAADSYAEHPIGLLRRLHFRATVSTDNRLMSHTSLSQEFEHLVEAFGYTLDDMQWFSVNAMKSAFIPFDERLAMINDVIKPGYAELKSEWLFQQTASTSGSSEIMD; encoded by the coding sequence ATGACGAGCCAGAGCACCGAGAAGAGCGCGGCGGCGAACACCGCGACGAACAGCGCGACGGTCTCGAAAACACCGTCGCCGGACCGGATCCGCCGGGCGCCGAAGGTTCTGCTGCACGACCACCTCGACGGCGGGCTGCGCCCGGGCACGGTCGTCGAACTGGCGGCGGCGACCGGTTACGCGGGTCTGCCCGAGACCGACGCCGACCGGCTCGGCGACTGGTTCCGGCAGGCCGCCGACTCCGGTTCGCTGGAGCGGTACCTGGAGACCTTCTCCCACACCGTCGGCGTCATGCAGACCCGCGACGCCCTGGTCCGGGTCGCCGCCGAGTGCGCCGAGGACCTCGCCGAGGACGGCGTCGTCTACGCCGAGGTGCGGTATGCCCCCGAGCAGCACCTGGAGCGGGGGCTGACCCTCGAGGAGGTCGTCGAGGCCGTCAACGAGGGGTTCCGGCAAGGGGAGCGGCGTGCCCGGGACAACGGCCACCGCATCCGGGTCGGCGCCCTGCTCACCGCGATGCGGCACGCCGCCCGCTCCCTGGAGATCGCCGAACTCGCCAACCGCTACCGCGATCTCGGCGTCGTCGGCTTCGACATCGCCGGCGCCGAGGCCGGCTACCCGCCCACCCGGCACCTGGACGCCTTCGAGTACCTGAAGCGGGAGAACAACCACTTCACCATCCACGCCGGCGAGGCCTTCGGGCTGCCGTCCATCTGGCAGGCCCTGCAGTGGTGCGGCGCCGACCGGCTCGGGCACGGGGTGCGCATCATCGACGACATCCAGGTCCACGAGGACGGCTCGGTCAAGCTCGGACGGCTCGCCTCCTACGTCCGCGACAAGCGGATCCCGCTGGAACTGTGCCCCAGCTCCAACCTCCAGACGGGCGCCGCCGACTCCTACGCCGAGCATCCCATCGGACTGCTGCGCCGGCTGCACTTCCGGGCCACCGTCAGTACCGACAACCGGCTGATGTCCCACACCAGCCTGAGCCAGGAATTCGAGCACCTTGTCGAGGCGTTCGGTTACACGCTCGACGACATGCAGTGGTTCTCCGTCAATGCGATGAAATCAGCGTTCATTCCTTTCGATGAACGACTGGCCATGATCAATGACGTGATCAAGCCCGGATATGCGGAGCTGAAGTCCGAATGGCTGTTCCAGCAGACGGCCTCCACCAGCGGTTCTTCGGAGATCATGGACTGA
- a CDS encoding ATP-binding protein, translated as MKQSAAKTLGVAALGAAFAAAGAGAATAAPGLPDTAQTVDSVARTLPAETVSQVAPGAGNLLEQGRRISHTGLTVAQPVVEQVVAEQLADGPTEPVAKLLGGVPVQSLPTKGLPVNGLPLGG; from the coding sequence ATGAAGCAGTCTGCTGCCAAGACCCTCGGTGTCGCCGCCCTCGGTGCCGCCTTCGCCGCCGCCGGCGCGGGCGCGGCCACCGCGGCCCCCGGACTCCCGGACACCGCGCAGACGGTGGACTCCGTCGCCCGCACCCTCCCCGCGGAGACCGTCTCCCAGGTGGCGCCCGGCGCGGGCAACCTGCTGGAGCAGGGCCGCAGGATCTCCCACACCGGTCTGACCGTCGCGCAGCCGGTCGTCGAGCAGGTGGTCGCGGAACAGCTCGCCGACGGCCCGACCGAGCCGGTCGCCAAGCTGCTCGGCGGCGTACCGGTGCAGTCGCTGCCCACCAAGGGCCTGCCGGTCAACGGCCTCCCCCTCGGCGGCTGA